One Aegilops tauschii subsp. strangulata cultivar AL8/78 chromosome 2, Aet v6.0, whole genome shotgun sequence genomic window, TACAAGAAGAGTACGGCGCCCTCGGGTGTCGCCGCCGTCGTGGCCAGCACTGCTGGCCTCGGATTTCTCCGGAGCCACCTCCCACCTCCAGCCGCCAAACAGGTACAACTCCGGCGACAAAGGCCGCCCAAAGCAGGACCATCGGAGGCAGCCCTGGTTGAAGTAGACGGAGGCCTTCAGATCTGGATCGGACGCCGCCGAGACGCCCGCACCACAGCCGCCAcctgccgccgcctcgccgcccccgcgGCCGAGGAAGAATGGCCAGCACCAACGAGCACCGGTCACCGCAGCCCCAGCGTTGATCCACCAGCCGAGGTCGCCGCCACGGATCCAAAGCCCCCCGAGGAAGAACGGGGCGGCAAGATCCTCGCCGCCACCTTCACCGGCGGCCGAGCGGCGAGCCGGCGGCCACCTCCGGTGGCGACGAGGGAGAGGAGAGGTGGGGGACCTGCACATGTGGTTtaataaagttagtataaagttgggtcatctattttgaaacggaggaaATAGCGCATAGCAAGTTATCGAGTTATCAGTGGTGTTCGCTAAACCAATCATGTGGAACTTATTCTGCACCCATTTACTGAATTAGCAAAACACTCTGTTTCTAACTTTTTGAACGACTGGTTGTGGGTGCGCAGGCCTCTTACCCAACGGGGACTTCAGAAACGGGCCAGACAAGTCCCAGATGAATGGCCCTGTGGTGGCGGGGAAGTACGCGATACCGAACTGGGAGCTCTCGGGGTTCGTGGAGTACATCGAGTCGGGGCACACGCAGGACGACATGATCCTCCCGGTTCCGGTGGGCGCGAACGCCGTGCGGCTGGGCAACGACGCCACCATCCGGCAGCAGCTCAAGGTCGCCCGCCACACCTACTACTCCATCTCCTTCATCGCCGCGCGGTCATGCGCCCAGGAGGAGAAGCTCAACGTGTCGGTCGACCCGGAGTTCGGCATGATCCCGATCCAGACCGTGTACACCAACACCGGCTGGGACACCTACTCCTGGGCGTTCAAGCCCAGGCACAGCACCGTGTGGCTCTCCATCCACAACACCGGCATCGAGGAGAACCCGGCGTGCGGCCCTCTCATCATCGCCGTCGCCATCAAGACCCTCTACCCTCAGCTGTACAACAAGGGTACGTAACTTGTCTCATGATTCTTGAGACGGTGTAACTAACGAGTGCACGAATTAATCCGACGTGAACAGGCAACATGGTGAAGAACGGGGACTTCGAGCAGGGGCCATACATCTTCTCGAACACTCCGTGGGGCGTGCTGGTGCCCCCGATCTTCGAGGACGTGCACTCGCCGCTCCCGGGGTGGATGATCATGTCGGACACCAAGGTGGTCAAGTACATCGACGCGCAGCACCACGCGGTGCCCAAGGGCGCGCGCGCCGTGGAGCTGGTGGCCGGCGTGGAGGTGGCGCTGGTGCAGGAGGTGCCGGGCACCGTGCCCGGGCGGTCGTACAGGCTCTCGTTCAGCATCGGGGACGCGCGCAACGGGTGCGTCGGGTCCCTGGGCGTGGATGTGTACGCGGCGAGGGAGAAGCTGAGGGTCTCGTACGAGTCCCGCGGCACCGGCGGGCACAAGTGCGCCAAGCTCGAGTTCACGGCGATCGCGGACAAGACGCGCGTGGTGTTCCAGAGCTCGAACCACCACACCGTCAACGCCACGCTCTGCGGGCCCGTCGTTGACGACGTCTGGCTCGTCAGGATCAAGTAGCTAGCTTCGAGCGTACGTACGTGTTAGCATGTTACCTGGCTGTGTGCGGCCTGCCAGTACCTGTATACCCGATATGGGGCTGCCTGGCCATTTTCTTCGGTCGATCGTAATGGTTTCTGGGCTTACTACCTTGTCTACTGCCTTAATTTGAAGGATGATGCTTGGTTTGTGTGGCTGGACTGAGACTTGAGCTAGACATTGAGGAAGTGTGTGACGGGATAAAATTAGTAACAGTTGCATTTCCTACAATAATCCCCTTTTTTTATTGATTTAATTTTGAAGTTACACACATTCATGTGGATGATAATATGTGTACGTAGCCGATCTGTTGGATGGAATGGCATAGTCGGTCTGTGAGACTAAAATTTATTGTGGTCGTGTGTCCAGTTTGTCTACAAGAATAATATACTACAGAATCTTGGAGAACAGGAGTTCCATGCAAGCGTtctttactccctccgtttcaattTACAAGACGTGTGCGTATCCCTAGATTGCCATTTACGTATGTGCGCTCATTATTAAGCAACAAACCGATCATCTGCACACGAACATACTCCTACTCCCGCATAtagagtttttttttttgaaaagtcaaaccttaCAAGTTTTGATCAAGTTTACGAGAAAAATATTTACATCTAGAATGCCAATCATATGTCGTTAGATTCATCATAGGATGTAGTGTCATATTTGCTATTGTAGATTTAAATAGTTTTGTCTATAAACTTTGTTAAAAGTTTAAGTTTTCCAAAATTTTAAACACACACGTTATGGAAAGAAGAGTGTACCTTTTATCAATAAAGCTTCTTGATTGTATAAACGAAGATCTTTTAGGTTGCTCCATTATGGcatctttttttttgcgggggaaaACCTTGCATTACTCATTCAAGATGCCCTTACAATCAAGAGAAACAATCTCCATCAGCTCATCCGGACCAGCCCCTAGCCAGGTCATGGTCCTGCCTTGAGATCTAGCAAACAATGCTAAACTATCGCTAGCTTTATTTTGAGACCTAACAACATGAGTAATACAAGTTTGTCTAAGAGACAACAAGTGCTTTATCTCCTTCAGGATGGATGCATAGATCGAGCAATCGACGACCTCACATGAAATCATGGTAACAGCCTCAAGAGAGTCCATCTCCACCACTATAGGAAGATCACTGCGTTGAATTGCCAGGGATAGCCCTTCCGTGCATGCACACAGCTCCGCCTCCAAGGCATCTCTACAAGAAAACAGGGCCCTACATGCTGAAAGGTTAACGAACCCACGGTGATTATGCAAGATCATTCCAGCCCCGGCAATCTCGGATGAAACAAAAGAGCCATCAATGTTCAGTTTGTTCCAACACAGCGCCGGTGGACACCATCCTCTCACATCTGGCACACTGGTGATGCTCGCAGCTGGCGCCGGTTTTTCATAAACTATGGGAGATTTGCCTTTTGCTGGGTCTGCTTGCGGATTTAGCTTGATTCCAATCAGGGTGTCGACGTAGCTTCGAAGGAATCTTACTGAAGCCTCCATAGATGGTGCAGGTTTGCAATGCAACACTCCATTCCGGACAAACCAACTCCTTCAAAATATCATCATGACCATCATCCGTCCCACATCATTCAGCGGCGCTAGGACATGAAGAATCCACTCCTTTCCGTTATTCTGCAGATATTCTATCTCTGGGATCATCCATACCTTGGCCATGGTGAGGTAAAGGTCCCGACCAAACTGACATCTAACGAAAGGATGATAATTGTCTTCTTCCTCCACCCCACACACCGGGCACCTGCTCATGACTTCAAGGCCAATTTTATACTTTCTCTGCCAAGTAGGAAGTGAGTTAGTAGCTAGCTGCCAAGCAAAATTGCGCACCGCGGGCGGAGCCCAACTTTTCCAAATGAAGTCCCAACATTTCCTTTGCCCCGAAGGTGACGAACTTGAAGATACATCAGTGCCACAATGCGCCTCCTCAAAAGCCAAACTGTAGGCAGATTTAACAGTGAACACACCATACTTACCAGGGCCCCACGCTATCACATCATCATCCAACCTAGGGGATGCTATGATCTTCACCATCTCTTGTACATCCGCCTCAACAAAGTATTCATTCAGTAGCCCATAGTTCCACGATCCATTTTGATTTAACAGGTCAGAGACGAAGCGAATACGACATCTTCCCTGAGGAGAGATTGGCTTATATGAAAAAGGCCCAGGGATCCAGTTATCCCGCCAAACACGTATACTTCTCCCATTACCAACTCTCCACACCAGCCCCTTCTTCAATAGTTCCAAGCCATAACTGATAGCTTGCCATGACGGCGACGCATTCCCTGTAAAAATTGTATCCTCCAACTTGCCCATTGGGTAGTATCTTGCCTTTAAAACTTGAGCACACAAGCTATCTAGTTTAGTTAAAAGTCTCCACGCTTGGCGTGCTAACAAGGCTTGATTAAACATCCGAAAGTCACCGAATCCCGCTCCTCCCTTAGCCTTGGGCTGAAGCAAATAGTCCCATCCATGCCAATGCATTTTCCTTCTGCCTTCCGCCGAGCCCCAACAAAAATTCCTTACCATACGGGTGAGATCATCACATACCGAGAAGGGGACTTTGAAAACACCCATTATGTAGGTAGGAAGCGCCTGAGCTACAGACTTGATCAACACCTCACGTCCCGGTTGAGCCAGATGTCCATCGCCCCATTGCACTAATCGTTTTGTAAGGCTAGTTTGCAGGTTCTGAAACCGGCTTTTCGACATCCTCCCCTCCGGTGTTGGCAATCCCAAATACTTATCCTCAAAAAAGTGACTAGTGACATGCAATGTTGTCCGGACCTCCTCCTGGATCAGACCTGGGCATGCATCCCCGAAGACTAACGAGCACTTGTCGTAATTGAGACTCTGGCCTGTAGCAGTATCGTATACATCCAGTATTGCTTTCACCTTCTCTGCCTGGGTTTTGGAAGCCTTAAAGAACAGAAGTGTATCATTAGCGAACAGTAAGTGCGAGATTCCCGGTGCACTTCTACATACTTTGACCGGAGTAATATCTCCCGACTCCACATTATTTCTCAGTAACGTTGAAAGTCCATCTGCCACAAACAAAAATAAGAACGGCGATAAGGGGTCTCCTTGCCGAAGCCCACGCGACGGCGCAAACGAATCCAAGAGAGTTCCATTGAAATTCACCGAGTATCTCACCGACATGACACATGCCATAATCCAGTCAACCCATCGTTGAGAGAAACCCAACTTTTGCATCACTTGCCTCAAGAAGACTCAATCTACCCTGTCATAAGCCTTGGATAGATCCAACTTGTAAGCACAAAAACTCTTAGTCGGATCCTTCTCTTGCTTGATATGGTGAATGCACTCGAAGGCCACAAGTGCATTATCTGTGATCATTCTTCCCGGGATAAAAGCACTCTGTTCCGGAGAAATAAGGTCATCCAAGAGAGGTCTCAACCTGTTAACCAAGCACTTCGAGATCACTTTATATATGACATTACAAAGACTTATAGGTCTACACTCCGACAGCTTGGTAGGATTTGAGACTTTAGGAATAAGCACAATGGATGTAGAATTTACCCCCTCTGGCATAAATCCTGTGTGGAAGAAATCTTTCACTGCCGCCAAAACCCCCTCCTTGGGCGTACTCCAGTTGCGCTGAAAAAACCTGGCCGGGAGGCCATTCGGGCCCGGCGCCTTTAGCGGGCCTATTTGAAGCAATGCATCCGAAATCTCCTTATCAGAACAAGGTTTACAAAGCTTGATGTTATCTTCATCCGACACCCTAGATTTCAGTCGATCCAACACCGGTGAAGCATCAAGGGAGGTGTCGGCCGAGAAAATGTTTTGAAAGTAGTCATTTGCCATCATCCCCATTGTTGCAAAATCAGAGTGCACAACACCAATACTATCCGTAAGAtctcttattttgtttttcctcaCCCTCCAAACAGCTTTGCTCTGAAAATATTTGGTATGTCTGTCACCTTCTTTCAGCCAAGTGATTCTAGATCTTTGAAGCCAAAGCATCTCTTCCTGATAGAGCAACTCATTCATCTTGTCAGTGACTCTTCTAATTTCATGTCTATCCACATTCATATGCATGAGTTCTTCCAATTGGGATCGCGACTTAGCCAACTCACGCGTTACATTGCCAAACTTCTTACTCCACTTACCCAATGTTATCATTGTTTTTGATAAAGCATCCCGGAGTTGTGCCAGGTTCTCAACGTTACCTATCGCCACCCAAGCCTCTTTAATTACATCTGGGAGCGAAGCATCCCTCTCCCAAAACAACTCATATCGTCTCTGCTTGCCTCCCGACGGCCCTTGGTCCATTGTTGCTTTTAGTACTAACGCCACATGATCAGAGCAAGGCGATGGAACATGGAGTACTGAACTTAAGGCAAACAAGTTCCTCCAATCATTAGTAGCCACCGCTCTGTCCAAACGGACTTGGGCATTACCTGACCCTCCCCTCTTGTTATCATAAGTGAATGGTATTGTCGGggttttggtgcgacatatgccaagggatggcttatcatggtgggggctaataagacgtcgccgatatcaggaagcgggatgaggcgtagacacgtatgccggcgaactttacccaggttcggggctctcctaggagataacgcccctagtcctgctctgcggggtctccgcatgatcactatgtcaacaagtagctacaagttgctccttgagctatttgctagaggaggaagaagggcaaggcaagctctctcctctctctatggGTGTATGTGTAGTCTAAGgatctgaaccctttgcatgggtgccctgggggggtttatataggcctaccccccaggggtacagtggtaaactggccgggtgtaggcccaggccgtcagtgtctcttgtggccggcttctccgccggctactggggcccgccgactggtgggcccCACCGGCTGTCCTGTACTTGGCCGACAAGCCGCGCCCGCCGCTGGTGGGTCTCGCCGGTTGCTCATCACTATAGCCGTGCTTCTAATGACACTCGCTTTGTCGGGGAGggcatggctacagtcccgccgcctggcgggcgatcacTGTAGCCATCCCCCGTCTcctctggttaatggcgcacaaacTCCTAGGAAGGGGGAGGGCCACCTGCTGGATGCCAGCCTCTCCCCCCAGGCCGACTGGTCAGTCCTGCCGCCTTCTTGCTTTTCACTGGCgagtagggcccgccgcctgcgggccgtaccaaCAGCCCATCGTGGGATCATGGTCCTTCTGGCTTGGGTGATGTCACGGGCGGAGGGGCTACAGTGCCGCGTCGTGCAGGAGATCTCTGGCTTGTATGGTGTAGTGTAACCACGACTCGCCCTAGATTTGGGGATGGCAGGCTTCACTGTAGCCATGCCCCGTCTCGTCGTGCTTAAGAgggtgcagactttgagggcgtctggagccgcctgctaggagccggcctctctagaggccgcctgctaggaggcGGCCCGCTTCATGGCTATCTCCTGGGGTCCTCcgccttctggcagccggccgaTTGGACCAGCGAGCCACAAGAAGGCGGCGACCAAGCTTTGAGACtctgaggggcgcagccggccccgatgttttgaaatgccatggggggcaaatgaggctacccatggccaataactctgacagtagtccccgaagctggtgggtCGCCGCAGTCGACCAGGCGGGGTGCCCCAGCAGCTTCCTACTTCGAGTAGTCTCGTTTGTTTATATTGTCTGTCTTCTGGTAAGCCGATTGCCAGGAGGCGGGTGAGGTGGATGGCCGCCTGGTGGATTTTGAATCGTCGAGGCGGGAGCCAGGTGGTGCGCTAGCTAGGCCCCTAGGCTTGCTGCCCGCCGCTTGCTCGCCACGCGGCGCCAGCTGGCCAAGCCGTCCTGCCAGCCCACGAGCATGACAGGACGTGCTGCAGGCCGGGCTCGCCACTACCCAGCCACGGCACGcgcgcggatccgctgcggccgaggcgggGTGGTTGGGATCCCACGCGCCATCACTACGCGCTTTTACCGCGTGGTAAATGCGGGGCCCTGGGacgtgggcgcagttaatcccacgcccccacaccccgccccctcggcttcacAGCCAGGGGCTATAAattgggggggggaggggagcGGCCAAGGCACGCGCGCTCTCCTCTCCCTCGCCCCCTctcgcttcttcttcttcctcgccgccgccacaCTCGAGCTCTGTCGAAGTGCTGCTGCGGCTTGCCGTCATCTTCGAGATTCTCCTTTCCAAGCCCTCTCTCCGCTCCGCCGCGGGCTCGCGCGCTCGTC contains:
- the LOC109744797 gene encoding protein DUF642 L-GALACTONO-1,4-LACTONE-RESPONSIVE GENE 2, with translation MATSMRWIALFLLVAVSALAVSAVIEDGLLPNGDFRNGPDKSQMNGPVVAGKYAIPNWELSGFVEYIESGHTQDDMILPVPVGANAVRLGNDATIRQQLKVARHTYYSISFIAARSCAQEEKLNVSVDPEFGMIPIQTVYTNTGWDTYSWAFKPRHSTVWLSIHNTGIEENPACGPLIIAVAIKTLYPQLYNKGNMVKNGDFEQGPYIFSNTPWGVLVPPIFEDVHSPLPGWMIMSDTKVVKYIDAQHHAVPKGARAVELVAGVEVALVQEVPGTVPGRSYRLSFSIGDARNGCVGSLGVDVYAAREKLRVSYESRGTGGHKCAKLEFTAIADKTRVVFQSSNHHTVNATLCGPVVDDVWLVRIK